In a genomic window of Streptomyces roseoviridis:
- the aroA gene encoding 3-phosphoshikimate 1-carboxyvinyltransferase: MTVIDIPGSKSVTARALFLAAAAEGTTTLLRPLRSDDTEGFAEGLKSLGYAVRQEPGAWHIEGRPAGPGVDEADVYCRDGATTARFLPALAAAGHGTFRFDASAQMRRRPLGPLTTALRELGVELAHGEREGHHPLTVTGRGIKGGAVRLDAGQSSQYLTALLLLGPLTAEGLAITVTDLVSEPYVEITLAMMRAFGAEVTRAAGPGGRTYTVAPTGYRATTYAIEPDASTASYFFAAAALVPGGAVTVPGLGTGALQGDLAFVDVLRRMGADVSVGAEATTVRGTGTLRGLTVNMRDISDTMPTLAALAPFADGPVRIEDVANTRVKECDRLDACAENLRRLGITVTTGPDRIEIHPGTPTGPVEITTHGDHRIVMSFAVTALRTPGITFDDPGCVRKTFPDFHTVFEGFRQAL; encoded by the coding sequence GTGACCGTCATCGACATCCCCGGCTCCAAGTCCGTCACCGCCCGCGCCCTGTTCCTCGCCGCCGCCGCGGAAGGCACCACCACGCTGCTGCGGCCGCTCCGCTCCGACGACACCGAGGGCTTCGCCGAAGGTCTGAAGTCCCTCGGCTACGCCGTACGGCAGGAGCCCGGCGCCTGGCACATCGAGGGGCGGCCCGCCGGGCCCGGCGTCGACGAGGCCGACGTGTACTGCCGGGACGGCGCCACCACCGCCCGCTTCCTGCCCGCCCTCGCCGCCGCCGGCCACGGCACCTTCCGCTTCGACGCCTCCGCCCAGATGCGCCGCCGCCCCCTCGGTCCGCTCACCACCGCCCTGCGCGAGCTCGGCGTCGAGCTGGCCCACGGCGAGCGCGAGGGCCACCACCCGCTCACCGTCACCGGCCGCGGCATCAAGGGCGGCGCCGTCCGGCTGGACGCCGGCCAGTCCTCCCAGTACCTCACCGCGCTGCTGCTGCTCGGCCCGCTCACCGCCGAGGGCCTCGCGATCACCGTCACGGACCTGGTCTCGGAGCCGTACGTCGAGATCACCCTCGCGATGATGCGGGCCTTCGGAGCGGAGGTCACCCGTGCGGCCGGCCCCGGGGGACGCACGTACACCGTCGCCCCCACCGGCTACCGCGCCACCACCTACGCCATCGAGCCCGACGCCTCCACCGCCAGTTACTTCTTCGCGGCGGCCGCCCTCGTCCCGGGCGGCGCCGTCACGGTCCCCGGCCTCGGCACCGGCGCCCTCCAGGGCGACCTCGCCTTCGTCGACGTCCTGCGCCGCATGGGCGCCGACGTCTCGGTCGGCGCCGAGGCGACCACGGTCCGCGGCACCGGAACCCTGCGCGGCCTCACCGTCAACATGCGGGACATCTCCGACACCATGCCCACCCTCGCCGCCCTCGCGCCCTTCGCCGACGGGCCGGTCCGCATCGAGGACGTCGCCAACACCCGCGTCAAGGAGTGCGACCGCCTCGACGCCTGCGCCGAGAACCTGCGCCGCCTCGGCATCACCGTCACCACCGGCCCCGACCGGATCGAGATCCACCCCGGCACCCCGACGGGACCGGTGGAGATCACCACCCACGGCGACCACCGCATCGTGATGTCCTTCGCGGTCACCGCCCTGCGCACCCCGGGCATCACGTTCGACGACCCCGGCTGCGTACGGAAGACGTTCCCGGACTTCCACACCGTTTTCGAGGGCTTCCGACAGGCCCTGTGA
- the dxr gene encoding 1-deoxy-D-xylulose-5-phosphate reductoisomerase, which yields MSDRPSPLADPHIAFDVSEGRRDVVVLGSTGSIGTQAIDLVLRNPDRFRVTALAASGGRVGLLAEQAHRLRVEAVAVAREEALPELREALKALYGSEPLPELLAGPDAATELAASPCHTVLNGITGSIGLAPTLAALEAGRTLALANKESLIVGGPLVKALAKPGQIIPVDSEHAALFQALAAGTRADVRKLVVTASGGPFRGRTRAELEGVTREDALAHPTWAMGPVITVNSATLVNKGLEVIEAHLLYDIPFDRIEVVVHPQSYVHSMVEFTDGSTLAQATPPDMRGPIAIGIGWPERVPDAAPAFDWSTASTWEFFPLDDEAFPSVNLARHVGTLGGTAPAVFNAANEECVDAFLAGRLPFNGIMDTVTAVVTEHDGSPTGTSLTVSDVLEAETWARARARELAAKAIAEARA from the coding sequence ATGAGCGACCGCCCCTCTCCTCTCGCCGACCCGCACATCGCCTTCGACGTCTCCGAAGGCCGCCGGGACGTCGTCGTCCTCGGCTCCACCGGGTCCATCGGCACCCAGGCCATCGACCTGGTCCTGCGCAACCCCGACCGGTTCCGGGTCACCGCCCTCGCCGCCTCCGGCGGCCGCGTCGGGCTGCTCGCCGAGCAGGCGCACCGGCTGAGGGTCGAAGCGGTCGCCGTCGCCCGCGAGGAGGCACTGCCGGAGCTGCGCGAGGCGCTGAAGGCGCTGTACGGCTCCGAGCCGCTCCCCGAGCTCCTCGCGGGCCCCGACGCGGCCACCGAGCTCGCCGCCTCGCCGTGCCACACCGTCCTCAACGGCATCACCGGCTCCATCGGCCTGGCGCCCACCCTCGCCGCCCTGGAGGCCGGCCGGACGCTCGCGCTCGCCAACAAGGAGTCGCTCATCGTCGGCGGCCCGCTGGTGAAGGCGCTCGCCAAGCCCGGCCAGATCATCCCGGTCGACTCCGAGCACGCGGCCCTCTTCCAGGCGCTCGCCGCCGGCACCCGCGCCGACGTCCGCAAGCTGGTGGTCACCGCCTCCGGCGGTCCCTTCCGCGGCCGGACCCGGGCCGAGCTGGAGGGCGTCACCCGCGAGGACGCGCTCGCCCACCCCACCTGGGCCATGGGCCCCGTCATCACGGTGAACAGCGCCACCCTCGTCAACAAGGGCCTGGAGGTCATCGAGGCCCACCTGCTCTACGACATCCCGTTCGACCGGATCGAGGTCGTCGTCCACCCCCAGTCGTACGTCCACTCCATGGTGGAGTTCACCGACGGCTCCACCCTGGCCCAGGCCACCCCGCCCGACATGCGCGGCCCCATCGCCATCGGCATCGGCTGGCCCGAGCGCGTCCCGGACGCGGCCCCCGCCTTCGACTGGAGCACCGCCTCCACCTGGGAGTTCTTCCCGCTCGACGACGAGGCCTTCCCGTCGGTCAACCTGGCCCGGCACGTCGGCACCCTCGGCGGCACCGCCCCCGCCGTCTTCAACGCCGCCAACGAGGAGTGCGTGGACGCCTTCCTCGCCGGAAGGCTGCCGTTCAACGGAATCATGGATACGGTCACCGCAGTCGTCACCGAGCACGACGGGAGCCCCACGGGAACCTCCCTCACGGTGTCCGACGTCCTGGAAGCGGAGACCTGGGCCCGGGCCCGGGCCCGGGAACTCGCGGCGAAGGCAATCGCGGAGGCGCGCGCATGA
- the ispG gene encoding flavodoxin-dependent (E)-4-hydroxy-3-methylbut-2-enyl-diphosphate synthase — MTAISLGIPSVPTKLAERRKSRQIQVGSVAVGGDAPVSVQSMTTTRTSDIGATLQQIAELTASGCQIVRVACPTQDDADALPIIAKKSQIPVIADIHFQPKYVFAAIDAGCAAVRVNPGNIKQFDDKVKEIAKAAGDAGVPIRIGVNAGSLDRRLLQKYGKATPEALVESALWEASLFEEHGFQDIKISVKHNDPVVMVNAYRQLAAQCDYPLHLGVTEAGPAFQGTIKSAVAFGALLAEGIGDTIRVSLSAPPAEEIKVGIQILESLNLRQRRLEIVSCPSCGRAQVDVYKLAEEVTAGLDGMTVPLRVAVMGCVVNGPGEAREADLGVASGNGKGQIFVKGEVIKTVPESKIVETLIEEALKIADQMEKDGVASGEPTVAVAG, encoded by the coding sequence ATGACCGCGATCTCTCTCGGTATCCCGTCCGTTCCGACGAAGCTCGCCGAGCGGCGCAAGAGCCGCCAGATCCAGGTCGGGTCGGTGGCCGTCGGCGGCGACGCCCCGGTGTCGGTGCAGTCGATGACCACCACCCGCACCTCCGACATCGGCGCCACGCTGCAGCAGATCGCCGAGCTGACCGCCTCCGGCTGCCAGATCGTGCGCGTCGCCTGCCCCACCCAGGACGACGCCGACGCGCTCCCGATCATCGCGAAGAAGTCGCAGATCCCGGTCATCGCCGACATCCACTTCCAGCCGAAGTACGTCTTCGCCGCCATCGACGCCGGCTGCGCCGCGGTCCGGGTGAACCCCGGCAACATCAAGCAGTTCGACGACAAGGTCAAGGAGATCGCCAAGGCCGCCGGCGACGCCGGCGTCCCGATCCGCATCGGCGTCAACGCCGGCTCCCTCGACCGCCGCCTGCTCCAGAAGTACGGCAAGGCCACCCCCGAGGCCCTCGTCGAGTCCGCCCTCTGGGAAGCCTCCCTCTTCGAGGAGCACGGCTTCCAGGACATCAAGATCTCGGTCAAGCACAACGACCCGGTCGTGATGGTCAACGCCTACCGCCAGCTCGCCGCCCAGTGCGACTACCCGCTGCACCTCGGCGTCACCGAGGCCGGCCCCGCCTTCCAGGGCACCATCAAGTCCGCCGTCGCCTTCGGCGCCCTGCTCGCCGAGGGCATCGGCGACACCATCCGGGTCTCCCTCTCCGCCCCGCCGGCCGAGGAGATCAAGGTCGGCATCCAGATCCTGGAGTCCCTGAACCTCCGCCAGCGCCGCCTGGAGATCGTCTCCTGCCCGTCCTGCGGCCGCGCCCAGGTCGACGTCTACAAGCTCGCCGAGGAGGTCACCGCCGGCCTCGACGGCATGACCGTCCCGCTGCGCGTCGCCGTCATGGGCTGCGTCGTCAACGGCCCCGGCGAGGCCCGCGAGGCCGACCTCGGCGTCGCCTCCGGCAACGGCAAGGGCCAGATCTTCGTCAAGGGCGAGGTCATCAAGACCGTCCCCGAGTCGAAGATCGTCGAGACCCTCATCGAGGAAGCCCTCAAGATCGCCGACCAGATGGAGAAGGACGGCGTCGCCTCCGGCGAGCCGACCGTCGCCGTCGCCGGCTGA
- a CDS encoding acyl-CoA dehydrogenase family protein, with translation MSAPTQRPPKVTEREARQVAEAARQQDWHKPSFAKELFLGRFRLDLIHPHPLPADEDVRRGEAFLAKLRAFCETRVDGARIEREARIPDETVQGLKELGALGMKIDPKYGGLGLTQLYYNRALALVGSVSPALGALLSAHQSIGVPQPLKLFGTQEQKDAFLPRLARSDISAFLLTEPDVGSDPARLATTAVPDGDDYVLDGVKLWTTNGVVADLLVVMARVPASEGHRGGITAFVVEGDSPGITVEHRNAFMGLRGLENGVTRFHRVRVPAANRIGPEGSGLKIALTTLNTGRLSLPAACAGAGKWCLKIAREWAAEREQWGKPVARHEAVGTKISFIAATAFALEAVVDLASQMADEDRNDIRIEAALAKLYGSEMAWRMADELVQIRGGRGYETADSLAARGERAVPAEQLLRDLRINRIFEGSTEIMHLLIAREAVDAHLAVAGDIIDPDKALADKAKAGARAGGFYARWLPKLVAGQGQLPGAYGEFGDLATHLRYVERTSRKLARSTFYAMSRWQGKMELKQAFLGRIVDIGAELFAMSAACVRAELLRTTGDHGREAQQLADAFCRQARLRTAELFGRLWDNTDDLDRKVVDGVLAGSYTWLEEGILDPSDDGPWIADTTPGPSSKDNVHRKIR, from the coding sequence ATGTCCGCACCCACCCAGCGGCCGCCCAAGGTCACCGAACGCGAGGCCCGGCAGGTCGCCGAGGCAGCCCGGCAGCAGGACTGGCACAAACCCAGCTTCGCCAAGGAACTCTTCCTCGGCCGCTTCCGTCTCGACCTCATCCATCCGCACCCGCTCCCCGCCGACGAGGACGTCCGGCGCGGCGAGGCGTTCCTCGCCAAGCTGCGCGCGTTCTGCGAGACCCGGGTCGACGGGGCCCGCATCGAACGCGAGGCCCGCATCCCCGACGAGACCGTCCAGGGCCTCAAGGAGCTCGGCGCGCTCGGCATGAAGATCGACCCCAAGTACGGCGGCCTCGGCCTCACCCAGCTGTACTACAACCGCGCCCTCGCCCTCGTCGGCTCGGTCAGCCCCGCGCTCGGCGCGCTGCTCTCCGCCCACCAGTCGATCGGCGTCCCGCAGCCGCTGAAGCTCTTCGGCACCCAGGAGCAGAAGGACGCCTTCCTGCCCCGGCTCGCCCGCAGCGACATCTCCGCCTTCCTCCTCACCGAGCCCGACGTCGGCTCCGACCCGGCCCGGCTCGCCACCACCGCCGTCCCCGACGGCGACGACTACGTCCTCGACGGCGTGAAGCTGTGGACCACCAACGGCGTCGTCGCCGACCTGCTCGTCGTCATGGCCCGCGTGCCCGCCTCCGAGGGCCACCGCGGCGGCATCACCGCCTTCGTCGTCGAGGGCGACTCGCCCGGCATCACCGTCGAGCACCGCAACGCCTTCATGGGCCTGCGCGGCCTGGAGAACGGCGTCACCCGCTTCCACCGGGTGCGCGTTCCCGCCGCGAACCGCATCGGCCCCGAGGGCTCCGGCCTCAAGATCGCCCTCACCACCCTCAACACCGGCCGGCTCTCGCTGCCCGCCGCCTGCGCCGGTGCCGGCAAGTGGTGCCTGAAGATCGCCCGCGAATGGGCCGCCGAACGCGAGCAGTGGGGCAAGCCGGTCGCCCGGCACGAGGCCGTCGGCACCAAGATCTCCTTCATCGCCGCCACCGCCTTCGCCCTGGAGGCCGTCGTCGACCTCGCCTCGCAGATGGCCGACGAGGACCGCAACGACATCCGCATCGAGGCCGCCCTCGCCAAGCTCTACGGCTCCGAGATGGCCTGGCGGATGGCCGACGAACTGGTCCAGATCCGGGGCGGACGCGGCTACGAGACCGCCGACTCCCTCGCCGCCCGCGGCGAACGCGCCGTCCCCGCCGAACAGCTCCTGCGGGACCTGCGGATCAACCGCATCTTCGAGGGCTCGACCGAGATCATGCACCTGCTGATCGCCCGCGAGGCCGTCGACGCCCACCTCGCCGTCGCCGGCGACATCATCGACCCCGACAAGGCCCTCGCCGACAAGGCGAAGGCCGGCGCCAGGGCCGGCGGCTTCTACGCTCGCTGGCTGCCGAAACTCGTCGCCGGCCAGGGCCAGCTGCCCGGCGCGTACGGGGAGTTCGGCGACCTCGCCACCCACCTGCGGTACGTCGAGCGCACCTCCCGCAAGCTCGCCCGCTCCACCTTCTACGCCATGTCCCGCTGGCAGGGGAAGATGGAGCTCAAGCAGGCGTTCCTGGGGCGGATCGTCGACATCGGCGCCGAGCTGTTCGCGATGAGCGCGGCCTGCGTACGGGCCGAACTGCTGCGCACCACCGGCGACCACGGCCGCGAGGCCCAGCAGCTCGCGGACGCCTTCTGCCGCCAGGCCCGGCTGCGGACCGCCGAGCTCTTCGGCCGGCTCTGGGACAACACCGACGACCTGGACCGCAAGGTCGTCGACGGGGTCCTGGCCGGCTCGTACACCTGGCTGGAGGAGGGCATCCTCGACCCCAGCGACGACGGCCCCTGGATCGCCGACACCACCCCCGGGCCGTCGTCGAAGGACAACGTCCACCGCAAGATCCGCTAG
- a CDS encoding GNAT family N-acetyltransferase, with product MDDTEVAIAPVDLAARVDEALAVQAVAFGLDETEVAVRRHIVLRHLLSLGARAFAATTPDDRLVGFVYGMPNDRTHWWSTVVEPYLRSEGHAAWLHDAFVITELHVHPDFQGRGVGRALITTITDGSDLPKSILSAIDTESPARGLYRSLGYTDLARRVHFPSAPRPYAVMGAPLPLRRAPGTRN from the coding sequence ATGGATGACACCGAGGTCGCGATCGCGCCGGTCGATCTCGCCGCACGGGTCGACGAGGCCCTGGCCGTACAGGCCGTCGCCTTCGGACTCGACGAGACCGAGGTCGCCGTACGCCGCCACATCGTCCTGCGCCACCTCCTCAGCCTCGGCGCCCGCGCCTTCGCCGCGACGACCCCCGACGACCGGCTCGTCGGCTTCGTCTACGGGATGCCCAACGACCGCACCCACTGGTGGTCCACCGTCGTCGAGCCGTACCTCCGCTCCGAGGGCCACGCCGCCTGGCTCCACGACGCCTTCGTCATCACCGAGCTGCACGTCCACCCCGACTTCCAGGGCAGGGGAGTGGGCCGCGCGCTGATCACCACCATCACCGACGGCTCCGACCTCCCGAAGTCGATCCTCTCCGCCATCGACACCGAGAGCCCCGCCCGCGGCCTGTACCGCTCGCTCGGCTACACCGACCTCGCCCGCCGCGTCCACTTCCCCAGCGCGCCCCGCCCCTACGCGGTGATGGGCGCGCCGCTGCCGCTGCGGCGCGCGCCCGGCACCCGGAACTGA
- a CDS encoding aldehyde dehydrogenase family protein has translation MTTTHAFWLAGREATGEATFDVTNSYDGRLVGKVSVPTEAQVEEAVAAAYAVVDEFAATPAHVRAAALDHVSKRLAERSEEIAQLISAENGKPIKWARGEVGRAVSVFRFAAEEARRFNGGEAQRLDTEAGGVGRLALTRRIPKGVVLGIAPFNFPLNLSAHKVAPAIAVGAPIILKPAPSTPISSLVLGEILAETDLPAGSWSILTVPNDRMPALVQDERLPVISFTGSDKVGYAIQESVPHKHCTLELGGNAAAVVLPDWSSEEDLDWAATRIATFSNYQGGQSCISVQRVIADASVYDRLLPKIVAAVEAQVTGDPADDATDVGPLVDENAARRVEAWVDEAVAAGAKLLAGGKREGATYAPTVLTDLPADVTLARAEVFGPVLTVARADGEAEAFAAVNDSDFGLQAGVFTHDLQAAFRAHRALEVGGVIIGDVPSYRADQMPYGGAKRSGVGREGVKYAMDDYTYERVLVLTGLAL, from the coding sequence ATGACGACCACCCACGCCTTCTGGCTCGCCGGCCGCGAGGCCACCGGCGAGGCCACCTTCGACGTCACGAACTCGTACGACGGACGTCTGGTCGGCAAGGTCAGCGTGCCCACCGAGGCCCAGGTCGAGGAGGCCGTCGCCGCCGCGTACGCCGTCGTCGACGAGTTCGCCGCCACCCCGGCGCACGTCCGCGCCGCCGCCCTCGACCACGTGTCGAAGCGGCTCGCCGAGCGCTCCGAGGAGATCGCCCAGCTGATCTCCGCCGAGAACGGCAAGCCCATCAAGTGGGCCCGCGGCGAGGTCGGCCGTGCCGTGTCCGTGTTCCGTTTCGCCGCGGAGGAGGCCCGCCGCTTCAACGGCGGCGAGGCCCAGCGCCTCGACACCGAGGCCGGCGGCGTGGGCCGCCTCGCGCTCACCCGCCGCATCCCCAAGGGCGTCGTGCTCGGCATCGCGCCGTTCAACTTCCCGCTGAACCTCAGCGCCCACAAGGTCGCCCCGGCCATCGCCGTCGGCGCCCCCATCATCCTCAAGCCGGCCCCGTCCACCCCGATCTCCTCCCTGGTCCTGGGCGAGATCCTGGCCGAGACCGACCTGCCGGCCGGCTCCTGGTCGATCCTGACCGTGCCGAACGACCGCATGCCCGCCCTGGTCCAGGACGAGCGCCTCCCGGTCATCTCCTTCACCGGCTCCGACAAGGTCGGCTACGCCATCCAGGAGTCCGTGCCGCACAAGCACTGCACCCTGGAGCTCGGCGGCAACGCCGCCGCCGTCGTCCTGCCCGACTGGTCCTCCGAGGAGGACCTGGACTGGGCGGCGACCCGCATCGCCACCTTCTCCAACTACCAGGGCGGCCAGTCCTGCATCTCCGTGCAGCGCGTGATCGCGGACGCCTCCGTCTACGACCGCCTGCTGCCGAAGATCGTCGCCGCCGTCGAGGCCCAGGTCACCGGCGACCCCGCGGACGACGCCACCGACGTCGGCCCGCTCGTCGACGAGAACGCCGCCCGGCGCGTCGAGGCCTGGGTGGACGAGGCCGTCGCGGCCGGCGCCAAGCTGCTCGCCGGCGGCAAGCGCGAGGGCGCGACCTACGCCCCGACCGTCCTCACCGACCTCCCGGCCGACGTCACCCTGGCCCGCGCCGAGGTCTTCGGCCCGGTGCTGACCGTCGCCCGGGCCGACGGCGAGGCCGAGGCGTTCGCCGCGGTCAACGACTCCGACTTCGGCCTCCAGGCCGGCGTCTTCACCCACGACCTCCAGGCCGCCTTCCGCGCCCACCGCGCCCTCGAGGTCGGCGGCGTGATCATCGGCGACGTCCCGTCCTACCGCGCCGACCAGATGCCGTACGGCGGCGCCAAGCGCTCCGGCGTCGGCCGCGAGGGCGTCAAGTACGCCATGGACGACTACACGTACGAGCGGGTCCTGGTCCTCACGGGCCTCGCGCTGTAA
- a CDS encoding site-2 protease family protein, with protein sequence MTTLLTLLGIVLFAVGLLVSIAWHELGHLSTAKLFGIRVPQYMVGFGPTLWSKKKGETEYGIKAIPAGGYIRMIGMFPPGKDGRIEARSTSPWRSMIEDAREASFEELQPGDESRLFYTRKPWKRIIVMFAGPFMNLVLAVLLFFGSAMAIGFETQTTKVAGVQKCVIAQSTERDRCQAGDPVSPAYAAGLEEGDRIVAFNGTPVADWNTLSDHIRDTIGPATVTVERGGQRIDLHPTLIKNDVYKKDADGRVVQPLQTVPAGYLGFASKTEVLPLTFGQATDRMTEQLQAGVESVIALPSKIPALWDAAFGDGERKQDSPVGVVGAARLSGELMNLDAPPQTILVWFMNLLVMFNVSLFLFNMLPLLPLDGGHIAGALWESIRRNTARIFRRPDPGPFDVAKLMPAAYVVAGVFVCFTLLVLVADIVNPVKLT encoded by the coding sequence ATGACCACACTCCTGACCCTCCTCGGCATCGTGCTGTTCGCGGTGGGACTCCTCGTCTCGATCGCCTGGCACGAGCTGGGGCACCTCTCCACGGCCAAGCTCTTCGGCATCCGGGTGCCGCAGTACATGGTCGGCTTCGGCCCGACCCTGTGGTCGAAGAAGAAGGGCGAGACGGAGTACGGCATCAAGGCCATCCCGGCCGGCGGCTACATCCGGATGATCGGCATGTTCCCGCCCGGCAAGGACGGCCGGATCGAGGCCCGCTCCACCTCCCCCTGGCGCTCCATGATCGAGGACGCCCGCGAGGCGTCCTTCGAGGAGCTCCAGCCCGGCGACGAGTCCCGGCTCTTCTACACGCGCAAGCCGTGGAAGCGGATCATCGTCATGTTCGCCGGGCCCTTCATGAACCTGGTGCTCGCCGTCCTGCTGTTCTTCGGCAGCGCCATGGCGATCGGGTTCGAGACCCAGACCACCAAGGTCGCCGGCGTCCAGAAGTGCGTCATCGCCCAGTCCACCGAGCGGGACCGGTGCCAGGCCGGAGACCCGGTCTCGCCCGCGTACGCCGCCGGCCTCGAGGAAGGCGACCGGATCGTCGCCTTCAACGGCACCCCCGTCGCGGACTGGAACACCCTCTCCGACCACATCCGCGACACCATCGGCCCCGCCACCGTCACCGTCGAGCGCGGCGGGCAGCGGATCGACCTCCACCCGACCCTGATCAAGAACGACGTCTACAAGAAGGACGCCGACGGCCGGGTCGTCCAGCCGCTGCAGACCGTCCCCGCCGGCTACCTCGGCTTCGCCTCGAAGACCGAGGTGCTGCCCCTGACCTTCGGCCAGGCCACCGACCGGATGACCGAACAGCTCCAGGCCGGCGTCGAGTCCGTCATCGCCCTGCCGAGCAAGATCCCCGCCCTGTGGGACGCCGCCTTCGGCGACGGCGAACGCAAGCAGGACTCCCCGGTCGGCGTCGTCGGCGCCGCCCGCCTCAGCGGCGAGCTGATGAACCTCGACGCGCCGCCCCAGACCATCCTCGTCTGGTTCATGAACCTGCTGGTCATGTTCAACGTGTCGCTGTTCCTGTTCAACATGCTCCCGCTGCTCCCGCTCGACGGCGGCCACATCGCCGGCGCCCTGTGGGAGTCGATCCGCCGCAACACCGCCCGGATCTTCCGCCGGCCCGACCCGGGCCCCTTCGACGTGGCCAAGCTGATGCCGGCCGCCTACGTCGTGGCGGGCGTCTTCGTCTGCTTCACCCTGCTCGTCCTCGTCGCGGACATCGTCAATCCGGTGAAGCTCACGTGA
- a CDS encoding GNAT family N-acetyltransferase — MLTQSSTRVLEPADLGAALAVLDSAPVENAFVAARVQIAGLDPWRLGGEMWGWYADGHLRSLCYSGANLVPICATPEAVRAFADRARRVGRRCSSIVGPAEPTARLWSLLEPSWGPARDVRAHQPLMIAEEPSATVPPDPLVRRVRKDEMDVIMPACVAMFTEEVGVSPMAGDGGLLYQARVAELVGAGRSFARIEDGKVVFKAEIGAATRHACQIQGVWVAPEHRGKGLSETGMAAVLQYALTDVAPVVSLYVNDYNTPARAAYRKVGFQEVGAFMSVLF, encoded by the coding sequence GTGTTGACGCAATCATCGACGCGGGTCCTCGAACCCGCCGACCTCGGCGCCGCGCTCGCCGTCCTGGACAGCGCCCCCGTCGAGAACGCCTTCGTCGCCGCCCGCGTCCAGATCGCCGGCCTCGACCCCTGGCGCCTCGGCGGCGAGATGTGGGGCTGGTACGCCGACGGGCACCTGCGCTCGCTCTGCTACTCCGGCGCCAACCTCGTCCCCATCTGCGCCACCCCCGAGGCCGTCCGCGCCTTCGCCGACCGGGCCCGCCGCGTCGGCCGCCGCTGCTCCTCCATCGTCGGCCCCGCCGAACCCACCGCCCGGCTCTGGAGCCTCCTCGAACCCAGCTGGGGCCCCGCCCGCGACGTCCGCGCCCACCAGCCCCTGATGATCGCCGAGGAACCGTCCGCCACCGTCCCGCCCGACCCGCTGGTCCGCCGCGTCCGCAAGGACGAGATGGACGTGATCATGCCCGCCTGCGTGGCCATGTTCACCGAGGAGGTCGGCGTCTCCCCGATGGCCGGCGACGGCGGACTGCTCTACCAGGCCCGCGTCGCCGAGCTCGTCGGCGCCGGCCGCTCCTTCGCCCGCATCGAGGACGGCAAGGTCGTCTTCAAGGCCGAGATCGGCGCCGCCACCCGCCACGCCTGCCAGATCCAGGGCGTCTGGGTCGCCCCCGAACACCGCGGCAAGGGCCTGTCCGAGACCGGCATGGCCGCCGTCCTGCAGTACGCGCTCACCGACGTCGCCCCGGTCGTCAGCCTCTACGTCAACGACTACAACACCCCCGCCCGCGCCGCCTACCGCAAGGTCGGCTTCCAGGAGGTCGGCGCCTTCATGAGCGTGCTGTTCTGA